agagAGAGAGGccctaatgataataatgattccTAAAGCAGCTGGATGGTAATAAATTTTGTAGGCATTAAccatttaattgttattattacctAGTTGAACTAACAAACGTTCCCGCCACCTTTTCGTCGGAGCCTGCCACTAATTGCTGAAGAAAAAGAACGCGGTTGCATATAAGTCACAGCCGTATCTTAAAACTCGCCATAGCTAGGTAGctattagtacctacctacctataggtTTCATGTTTGGGTCAACTCCCGGATGGGCTAAATGTCTGAGGACAGGCGCTGAAATAAGGCCCTTACATTGCCGTTAAAGGTGACTAAGcaggtacatcatcatcatgtatcattaacagccgatagacgtccactgctggacatagaacTCTTGCATGCTTGCTTGCTGGACATAGCCTTCCAAATGGTCTCGCGGCGCCAGCACTAAGATTAAGTACATAATTGTAATCACAAATATATTCATCAATTTCAGATATCTACCCAtaccttcgaccattaataacaggacctgcatCGCttaccgttacccctctggcaaagatcaataatcaatgatctaacgcttttataaaaactgttactatagaatagatgtttcattgttgtaatcgttttcgttgtgtaaagagctccctaaaaatgccggtttgtgtagttgaatgacataaaaaacggccaatatcttatagtttagtaaaagatggagtaacgtttcatttgtaagtataactaccttaattttatcaaatttgtaataaaaacaatttctaaaaagaatcaattcttttgacggaacagcaaagaatcgatcaagtaatctaataatctatgtatatattatgtggatagtctaagcgatgtgtttgttattctgtgtaaaaattacgcgtgtgtttATTGCCAGTcaaatttttagttatgtgtAGTGTAtgatggacacagaatatatttaatggtgttaaatattttcgatgtgtgagtttacctcgtccccctcaaaaaacgacagacttttttgttggtgtaTTTGGgcgcgaaacaggtccatagtctaaatagtcaaagagcCATACATAAATAGGCACATTAACACAAGCAGTAGCGTGGAAACAAACGTCGCAAACGTCTCGTCCCAGCACTAATAGACGCTGCAACGGCAAGGCATCTCCGCAGAGCGCGGGTACCGTCAAATCATTCCAATTACCTAATTTGATTCACTGTCGCGTTTCGGAGCCAGCAGGGCGGGCGGGGACTTGATTGCTCGAATTACTCGCAGTTTCAAACCGAATGCATGCGGGAATTCCCACCCAGGAAGATGGAAGTGCATCGTAGAAGCTATTAATGAATTTAGCACAGCTCTCTGCATTGATTTGGTGATATATTTATCCGCTAGctgaatttacaatttaaactgtCGATATTAATTTTAACCCTTTGATATGTGGTTGCGATTatatctgatggtaagtaaagggctaactttaaaGATATTTAAGTACCTTTATCCTAAAGTATCTTTGacggttcatcattatcaacccatattcgctcaCTGCTCGAATCTCGAActtcctctgagaatgagagaggttataccaatagtccatcagattggcagacttcacacacgcaaagaattaagaaaactctctggtatgcaggtttcctcaagatgtttttccttaatcgtttgcgacacgtgatatttaatttgccgtaggctccttaatgagacctcagcggcgtcaccagggGATTTAGGCAAGCGAAGCGTGATGGAGCCAGTAGGCAGATGCAGATATAGGTGGAACAACTCTTTAAGGgcatctcctctgagactcggacctttttttattctttacaagttagcccttgcctgcaatctcacctgatggtaagtgatgatgcaatctgagatgggagcgggctaacttgttaggaggaggatgaaaatccacacccctaccggtttctagacgacatcgtaccggaacgctatatcgcttggcggtacgtctttgtcggtagggtggtaactattcacggccgaagcctcccaccaaccagacctgcaccaattaagaaaacctcaatcagcccagccggggatcgaacccaggagtacccaggaccaccgtcatgtaaatccaccgcgcttaccactgcgccacggaggccgtcaaaacctccGCTTAAGAGGCCGTTCGGGGAGGGTGTTTTAACCCGAGTGTTTCAACctgggcgcccccgagatcgtaaCTTTAAAAGAAGACGTCCGAGCGAcatcagatatcggggaccagATGTCTTCgacggcgaagacgctgtgtagcttgtgtttgtgttgtctgGGAAGCGATCAcggtcgttatgtcatcgtcagaaTCGTAAAGAACGTTTTTCGAGCGTCTCTGTTAGCATTGGGTGCGGTGGTAGCCTTAAGTAGATATTGCACCACGAGAGATGATACGAAGTACATTGAATCTGCTATTAGGTAATAGAGCTACAAATCACAACCGATAGTTAAGAAATAACACATTTTAactaataaactttaatttattgaattaattaacAACCTTAGAAATAATCTTAGTCTTAAAACAAATTGTgacaacaatttattttactcttaaataatacctataaatttcaggtttctaaaatattattttatagaaaagtcaATGACAATATTAATTTGGACTAGAAAATATGGGTCATCAACTCTAAAAGACCTCGGCATCGGTCATCAAATCAACTTGACTCTCGAGCCGTCCAGTCAACCTGCAGTCGGCGAGTCTTACGTCGTCTAGACGAGCCGCGCTTTGCTCGGCTACATCTATAGCTCgtgcggatttttttttataagaagtaagctcgcgcttgactatgatctcatctgatgttaagtgtagatgtggcctaaaggagtaacgcgcttgcctagaagatgcctattcactcttatcCCAGGTTGTAAGGATTTGGAAATACtaacttcgggagagagttccatatcCTAGCCATGcatataagaaacgaagaagctgGCTCGAATagtgtttgtactgtgtttgtatggatgtgtttaGTAGTGAAGtatcaagttaatgcgcacgagttatagaTGTAGCCGAGTCGACACCTGGTTTACAAGAAGCGGTACAGTTACTATTCCTTTCTGAGTTATGTGTCCcttaaaatctttttgtcaaaaaaaaatactcttgtACTACTGTAATTTTTCCAACATATCTATATTTTAGACACCAGCACAAAATGTAACAGCCTATGCTTTAAAGTCCCGTCACACTGATATTTGCTATTTAATAAACGCATTCGCATGTGTGAAGACTCTTTTACTCATACATCAAAAAACCTTCATCTTTTCTTCTTGATCGTATATTCCAACATGTCATAACTTCTTAGTAGGTAAAGTTATTTTACTCTGACGTTTTGTCACCAGCCCCTAACTCGTCACAGTCAGTGCACTGGGATGccaaaagtaatgattgcagCTCAGAATAAATTGCTTCCAGCATAAGCAGCCGTGGTTTTGTATactgaaatatataaaagtaatctatacttataataaatctgtagagagatcaattctgtacattaaatatatttccaaaataactattaggggtgaaataataactatcagggggtgattagtgatcgatactaatgccaaaaatgcaatcagtaaatttttcgtctgtctgtctgtatgttcgttatagaaacaaaaactactcgattttaacgaaacttggtacaattattcttcatactcctgggcaggttgtagtatacttttctgcacgctacgatcaataggagcagagcaaagagaaaacgggagaagttactctatttttacagcgatattactatatgggctggattaaagagtctaagggcggacgaagtcgcgggcgtccgctggttaaTAATAAATGGTTAAAAAAGTGCAAGATTTAgagtccgttaaaaaaactctcgtgcgaatgggggctaatgcttcaaaaattaaaaaattaatgggaacaacatttgctattgacaggtcatGTGGTCAAGTTGTTGGTCGGATCTGCCTTTCCCATACTCTTTGTTAGTTTtcgcgttagcgtttgtagaaagagaattaatttgccacatggctacagaccgtAGCCCTGTAGTGGGGCCATGAGAAAAAGCACAGAAAATTTGATTTAATActcaaattgttaaatataaatcagGTTAGATAGATGCATAATATTTCTATCAAACAGAATTTTAAACTTATCAGTTTCTATACATACCTTAAATAAAGGTATCAATTTAACCGATTCTGCCTCATTATTTCCTGATGTTGAAGGTTTAACCAGCAATGTTAATATGTAGATAACTCGATTCTGAAATAGAAAGAAATAGATAGTTTGCTTTTCACAACTTTTTCAACATCTATTATTAAGGGGTCCCTTATACATAATGGAATATCTAGCATACCTCTTTGAGTCTAATCTTATTTCTTAACTAACTGTACCCTGTAGCTGTATTCTGTAAATTTAAAGTGATTGTAGGTTGATCttgtatattgttatttttttacatttacattggATGAAATTGATTAGCaacctattatttattatcaatcaaTACAGTGATCTCACTCTAGTATCCTTTTTAAGCCAAGTggcacttcgattctctttctacaatcgcaaacgcttcgaaaactagaaaaatgtatggaaataacatttactatcgacaggtcacataatcaagatctgtcattcccatatattttcgTAGTTTCCGAGGCGTTTGCGATcgaagaaagagaatcgacgtgccacttggctacatggGCAGATATGTTCTTACCAGTGGGCCTAGCATGcaaccaagtgaagagaaatacacaaaatatagACCAATGAGTTGTCTCAGTCTGACCTCTTACGACCCAATTCATTGAATAACAGTATTTCCCATTGGGCCattattggttgaaatttgttcAATTCTCTGCACAAGATATGTCTTTGGTAGCATATCAGTCTTAGAGGCGACGGGAATCTTCAATCAAGACACATGCGTACTAGCCTAATTATAAGACATCTTTAACTTGACTTGactatttttatagaaaaaggGTATTTCTAATTACCAATTTAAAAACTTCATTAATGATGACGTCATCAATACTGGCCCAGGGTACAAAGTTGTCTTCCCTCCCAAACACATACTTCACTGAGCTTTGAACACCAACCGTTGGAATGACTAGAATACTTTCTGTAATAAAAGATAtcatataaatcaataaataatacttcTTATCAGTGGTGTTTTTGACATTgtaataacccagtggatatgacctctgccagccgtgataacctagtgtatatgacctcGGTCTTTTATtctgagggtgtaggtttgaatccggtctggggcatgaaCCTCTAACTTCTCActtatgagcattttaagaaattaactatcatGGTCTCAaatgttgaaggaaaaacattgtgtggaaacctgcatacctgagaatttacttgattctctatgtgtgtaaagtctgccaatctacattgggcccatgtggtggactaaggcctatcccctctcattcagagacacttgttctcaacagtgagccgaatatgggttgcatGATTATTTGATCGAAAGAAGATCAATCGATCGGTAAAGAAGGCTGTCCATTATTCATACATTTCTGGGTTCAGATTTGATAAATGAACcattacaattacaaaattaGTGACATTTATTAAGTACGATTAGATTCAAACTGGTTCAATTTCAGATTGATTGACAGTTGCATAATCAAGAATGGGCAAGTACTTatctacattttaaaaatgcacgATTTCAACAATAACAcacatttcattaaatattggattttttaaatgtaattttacatGTTACTCAGCTTCTAGAGCCGGGACCCCCTTGGACTATCGCCGTCCTGCTACCCAACAGTTACGCCTCTGGACtgacattttgtttattcattttacatttaaaccaCCTACTCAAATGCAAGTGATGTAACAGTTTTTATGCTTTATAGAGCACTGTTAAGTTCACATAACAAACTCAATTTTCAACTTCTACCAATGAAAACCAGTAATTATAAAGGAAATACCAACAAAATTTCTCAGCCTTTTGCCGCAGCCACAACTGCACTTAATAACtacaaaagttaataaaaatcaatacttaACCTGATTGGACACTGTGAGTTatccaaaaaaatactaaaaacgaAAGAACAATAATTATCGTTAATATAGCTTGCACACTGATGCGAACGAAACATAGCGCCAACGCGTTGAATATTACAGCTAAGAAAAATGATTTCAGAGGCCAAGCAGATTTCTGTTCCTTGTTTTTATAACTGATAGTGTAACGTTGGGAATTTGGCGAATTCATGCGATTTTCCAGTTTGAGCGATAGATCTACACCGTTTATGTTCTCGTGATTTATTATTCGATAGTTATTCGACATGTTTCTGTTAACAAAACGATATTTAACCGATAACTAACGTTgctattttttcaataattagaAAACCTATCTCTCACTTCtcttgtttat
The Bicyclus anynana chromosome 21, ilBicAnyn1.1, whole genome shotgun sequence genome window above contains:
- the LOC112047198 gene encoding phosphatidylinositol N-acetylglucosaminyltransferase subunit H yields the protein MSNNYRIINHENINGVDLSLKLENRMNSPNSQRYTISYKNKEQKSAWPLKSFFLAVIFNALALCFVRISVQAILTIIIVLSFLVFFWITHSVQSESILVIPTVGVQSSVKYVFGREDNFVPWASIDDVIINEVFKLNRVIYILTLLVKPSTSGNNEAESVKLIPLFKYTKPRLLMLEAIYSELQSLLLASQCTDCDELGAGDKTSE